The following are encoded in a window of Nomia melanderi isolate GNS246 chromosome 6, iyNomMela1, whole genome shotgun sequence genomic DNA:
- the LOC116432335 gene encoding cysteine-rich PDZ-binding protein translates to MVCEKCEKKLGKVITPDPWKSGARNTVESGGRKVGENKALSAGKARFNPYTATFETCRICRQKVHQVGSHYCQSCAYKKAICAMCGKKLMSTKNYKQSAT, encoded by the coding sequence ATGGTTTGCGAGAAGTGTGAGAAAAAATTAGGAAAAGTCATAACTCCAGATCCATGGAAAAGTGGTGCGAGGAACACTGTAGAGAGTGGAGGACGTAAAGTTGGAGAAAATAaagcattatctgcaggaaaaGCAAGGTTTAATCCATATACTGCTACGTTTGAGACTTGCAGAATATGCAGACAAAAAGTACATCAAGTTGGATCACATTATTGCCAATCATGTGCATATAAGAAAGCTATATGTGCAATGTGTGGTAAAAAATTAATGAGTACAAAGAATTATAAACAGTCTGCCACCTAA
- the LOC116432340 gene encoding uncharacterized protein LOC116432340 yields MEDEPRDTCFGAGSVAGAVIGTFLTTILLLLVAALLYRQWRRHKGKHLVLVTDPEIVEEAYAFDNPCFKDVTTATTNRTREGVVSMASGDTPGKDSVRWSTSWTSLGLGSTNRNDKRKALDDSYVGPKATKVNVVSLKSRDFTGLGFNICGNMREGIFVKDLLHRGPASESGRIHPGDRIASVKISFRSMVYEDALTILSYASPYDVKLEVESGGTGSKPTTLLKKSVGPSAARICHPLYRSQSIPELSQSKCIAKRLFIVDPNESVCSSYSTMNSTLKSSKSTPIGQYEKRQDSESKSNHQKFGIKVLPALDGTVHRIENQNEHNTNLERRNSKKLDTEKFLSNSSKGALLGNDKKEEAQRQQNAPGSSTPKMRTDIFEDRGVDSLDTVGKEGNASVHIPSEVPAEVHNAAMAARRNRKNSSELLCPQKGAEPVETEDQKNVQKNKRKAPQPPKGNSQDGDHGSPAKKDSAMKGHESRKEDEINSITDYADSLTDYVKKARETTEKTSSRGEQKLDGSMIDARHSESDTDSEMQNNFTTIELNSADITIHRTPIPETNDDEDDEDDVYRKAASLGDLSKYECRTSATLERAQSLDMTDTGTKKRKAPMPPEDINESTEDLTKLDQMDTFDRRLLKKSNEWGNLENVVWRKKHDSDERSKKLRTTKTDSLERSKSAAEIKLKDDSVAAKGEVSGDDETSVELYNLPLSKRLTEEFIRAERMFNPDEDNSLARIVNDGTVVKSPTPDEMERNFKQGTSLPDDFNDDIVAADDSSDEEDKPVNKDFATALKHFEAYAEKSPSFSESSKYDPFHFKSWKDDGSLSDGNEPISYAGKKEVEEEPATKVSVKRGCHVCSDNCNRHEACKKRAFSSKRSSTPIPLQDYFSNSAEGNGADSMTIRDEEEGNSMSHGATTKHGGNISETSSIEFTSPTRRVIEVPTSQRIDRENDEDEDGYEFGTGVTVNSKNLFDRDDRRNINNISVSSGENSEDSGLVGESMDYNPQDFDSRPSLPNTPMPQKMTYITEIKLSPNKEKRRDDPSEDNDAPRIMGSNERKSANEIKTTSNGKASNKKPPVPPRRTDMAKSNKKGNTEKQVIYVSEYKTNESKSDESDSQEMKQSDTSTKKLEQWTFLEDKEQNR; encoded by the exons ATGGAGGACGAGCCACGGGATACCTGTTTCGGGGCAGGAAGCGTGGCAGGGGCTGTGATCGGTACATTTCTCACGACGATACTCCTGCTGCTCGTCGCTGCGCTTCTTTACAGACAGTGGCGCAGGCACAAAG gGAAACACTTGGTACTCGTGACAGACCCAGAGATCGTAGAAGAAGCCTATGCTTTCGACAATCCCTGTTTCAAGGATGTCACCACAGCGACGACCAATCGAACCCGAGAAGGTGTGGTATCTATGGCATCCGGCGACACTCCAGGTAAAGATTCTGTACGATGGTCTACATCTTGGACGTCCTTGGGTCTAGGATCAACTAATCGCAATGATAAGCGAAAAGCTCTCGACGATTCTTACGTTGGT CCTAAAGCCACGAAGGTTAACGTAGTTAGCCTAAAGAGTCGGGACTTCACGGGACTTGGATTTAACATTTGCGGCAATATGAGGGAAGGCATCTTTGTTAAGGATCTCCTGCACCGTGGACCTGCATCAGAATCCGGCCGCATACATCCAG GAGATCGCATCGCCAGTGTAAAAATCAGTTTCCGCAGCATGGTGTACGAGGATGCCTTGACGATCTTAAGTTACGCGTCGCCGTACGACGTAAAACTCGAGGTCGAAAGCGGCGGCACTGGCTCGAAGCCGACCACGCTCCTGAAGAAAAGCGTCGGCCCTAGCGCAGCAAGGATCTGCCATCCCCTGTACAGAAGCCAGTCGATCCCGGAGCTATcccaatcaaagtgcatcgcgAAAAGACTGTTCATCGTCGACCCGAACGAGTCCGTCTGCTCAAGCTACTCGACGATGAACTCCACGTTGAAATCCTCGAAATCAACGCCTATCGGCCAGTACGAAAAACGCCAGGACTCGGAGTCCAAGAGTAACCatcaaaagtttggaatcaaAGTCCTCCCAGCCCTCGATGGCACGGTCCATCGTATCGAGAATCAAAACGAGCACAACACGAACCTCGAGAGACGAAACTCGAAGAAGCTAGACACGGAGAAATTCCTGTCGAACTCGAGCAAAGGTGCTCTATTGGGCAACGATAAGAAAGAGGAAGCTCAACGGCAACAGAACGCGCCAGGATCCAGTACCCCGAAGATGAGGACAGACATCTTCGAGGATCGCGGGGTGGATTCGTTGGACACGGTCGGTAAAGAAGGGAATGCGTCAGTTCACATACCGTCGGAAGTGCCCGCGGAGGTACACAACGCAGCCATGGCGGCTCGCCGGAACCGAAAGAACAGTTCCGAACTGTTGTGCCCACAGAAGGGCGCAGAACCGGTTGAAACGGAGGACCAGAAGAATGTACAGAAGAACAAGAGGAAAGCGCCGCAACCGCCGAAAGGCAATAGTCAAGATGGCGACCACGGGTCCCCCGCGAAGAAGGACTCCGCGATGAAAGGCCACGAATCCAGGAAAGAGGACGAGATCAATAGCATCACCGATTATGCGGATTCCTTAACTGATTACGTGAAAAAAGCACGCGAGACCACGGAGAAAACGAGTTCGCGAGGCGAGCAGAAGCTAGATGGTTCGATGATCGACGCCAGgcattcggaatccgacaccgaCAGCGAGATGCAGAACAATTTCACCACTATCGAGCTAAATTCAGCTGACATCACGATTCACAGGACACCTATACCGGAGACGAACGACGACGAGGATGACGAGGATGATGTTTATAGGAAAGCGGCTAGCTTAGGAGACTTATCGAAGTACGAATGCAGAACATCGGCGACTCTGGAGAGGGCACAGAGTCTGGACATGACGGACACTGGGACGAAGAAGCGCAAGGCGCCCATGCCTCCGGAGGACATCAACGAGTCCACCGAAGACTTGACCAAACTCGACCAAATGGACACGTTCGACAGACGGTTGCTCAAAAAGTCGAACGAGTGGGGCAACCTGGAGAACGTGGTGTGGCGCAAGAAGCACGACTCGGATGAAAGATCGAAAAAGTTGCGGACCACGAAGACAGATTCGTTGGAACGGTCCAAATCCGCTGCGGAGATCAAACTGAAGGATGACAGTGTGGCTGCGAAGGGAGAAGTCTCGGGTGACGACGAGACCAGTGTCGAGCTGTACAAccttcccctgagcaagaggcTCACAGAGGAATTCATTCGCGCGGAAAGAATGTTCAATCCTGACGAGGACAATTCGTTAGCCAGGATCGTGAACGACGGCACGGTCGTCAAAAGTCCAACGCCGGATGAGATGGAACGGAACTTCAAGCAAGGCACATCGTTACCGGATGATTTCAACGATGACATCGTGGCTGCGGATGACTCCTCGGACGAAGAGGACAAACCGGTGAACAAGGACTTCGCGACGGCTTTGAAGCACTTCGAAGCGTATGCGGAGAAGTCGCCGAGCTTCTCGGAATCCTCGAAGTACGATCCGTTCCATTTCAAGAGCTGGAAAGACGACGGTTCCTTGTCAGACGGAAATGAACCAATTTCGTACGCAGGGAAGAAGGAAGTCGAAGAAGAGCCAGCGACGAAAGTCTCCGTGAAGCGGGGCTGCCACGTGTGCTCGGACAACTGCAATCGTCACGAAGCGTGCAAGAAGAGGGCGTTCTCCTCGAAACGGTCCTCTACGCCGATACCCTTGCAGGACTATTTCTCGAATTCGGCGGAAGGGAATGGCGCCGATTCGATGACCATTCGGGATGAGGAGGAGGGGAACTCCATGTCGCATGGAGCGACAACGAAACACGGTGGAAACATCAGCGAAACCTCGTCGATAGAATTCACGTCGCCGACGAGACGAGTGATCGAGGTCCCGACTAGTCAGAGGATCGACCGCGAGaacgacgaggacgaggacgggTACGAGTTCGGGACCGGCGTGACTGTGAACAGCAAGAACCTGTTCGATCGCGACGACCGTCGCAACATCAACAATATCAGTGTTTCCAGTGGTGAGAACAGTGAAGACAGCGGCCTGGTCGGCGAGTCGATGGATTACAATCCGCAGGACTTCGACAGCCGGCCGTCCCTGCCCAACACCCCGATGCCGCAGAAAATGACATACATCACGGAGATCAAGCTGTCGCCTAACAAAGAGAAGCGCCGAGACGATCCCAGCGAAGACAACGACGCTCCTCGGATAATGGGGAGCAACGAGAGGAAATCAGCAAACGAAATCAAAACGACGTCGAACGGGAAGGCTTCGAACAAGAAACCGCCTGTTCCACCTCGAAGGACGGACATGGCGAAGTCGAACAAGAAAGGCAACACGGAGAAGCAAGTCATCTACGTGTCCGAGTACAAGACTAACGAGTCGAAGAGCGACGAGTCGGACAGTCAGGAGATGAAGCAGTCGGACACCAGTACGAAGAAGCTGGAGCAATGGACGTTTTTAGAGGACAAAGAACAAAATCGATGA